In Mercurialis annua linkage group LG5, ddMerAnnu1.2, whole genome shotgun sequence, a single genomic region encodes these proteins:
- the LOC126681855 gene encoding zinc transporter 3-like, producing MRELLYLVIVLLPRVVVGGCRDIGKKENEEKSKLEVFEYKICAITLILVASIIGVCLPIVGKMISTLRFNNNNVFFIIKGFAAGAILATGFIHILPDAFESLSSSCIGDNAWNHFPFPGFIAMLSAIATLMLDTCATSYYTRSLFNKTHPLNSNDDEKNDKIGAHDSVIDDYFQSQFFRHRVISPVLKLGILVHSVIIGISLGASQTLKTIKSLSVALVFHQCFEGIGFGGCIAQAKFKPRVVAIMTVLFSVTTPVGIIIGVFISNVYNENSRIALIVEGILNSASAGVLIYMALVDLLATDFVIPEIQRNRRLQFVVHLSLLSGAASMSFLSIWIWLFDHFRLFEVDVATKLGVAVCGANSEIFLFFEISFMGKSEIACVTFSGKELWGHIDGTSVKPTDPAMVAD from the exons atgAGGGAATTACTATACTTGGTGATTGTGTTATTGCCTAGGGTGGTGGTAGGAGGATGCAGAGACATAGGGAAGAAAGAAAATGAGGAAAAAAGTAAGTTAGAGGTATTTGAATACAAAATATGTGCTATAACGTTGATCCTTGTGGCAAGCATTATTGGAGTTTGTCTTCCAATTGTGGGGAAGATGATTTCAACTTTACGTTTTAACAACAATAACGTATTTTTCATTATCAAGGGATTTGCAGCGGGTGCTATTTTAGCTACCGGATTTATTCATATACTTCCCGATGCTTTTGAAAGCTTGTCATCTTCGTGCATCGGTGATAATGCATGGAACCACTTTCCATTTCCTGGCTTCATCGCAATGCTTTCTGCAATTGCAACATTAATGCTTGATACTTGCGCAACTTCTTACTATACTAGATCTTTATTCAATAAGACTCATCCCCTCAATTCCAATGATGACGAGAAGAATGATAAAATTGGAGCTCATGATTCTGTCATTGATGATTATTTTCAATCTCAATTTTTTCGCCATCGAGTTATATCGCCG GTTCTGAAGTTAGGAATCCTAGTTCACTCGGTCATAATAGGAATTTCTCTAGGTGCTTCTCAAACTCTCAAGACAATCAAGTCCTTAAGTGTGGCTCTGGTTTTCCATCAATGTTTTGAAGGAATAGGATTTGGTGGATGCATTGCACAg GCAAAATTCAAGCCAAGAGTTGTAGCAATAATGACAGTGTTATTCTCTGTGACAACTCCAGTTGGAATTATAATTGGTGTTTTCATTTCTAATGTGTATAATGAGAATAGCCGTATAGCGCTTATTGTCGAAGGAATATTGAATTCGGCATCAGCTGGAGTTTTAATATATATGGCTCTTGTAGATCTtcttgctactgattttgtaataCCAGAAATACAAAGAAACAGACGACTTCAATTTGTAGTTCATCTCTCTCTTCTTTCTGGAGCTGCATCTATGTCTTTCTTGTCCATTTGg ATATGGCTTTTCGACCATTTTAGGTTATTTGAAGTTGATGTGGCAACAAAACTGG GGGTGGCTGTTTGTGGTGCAAATTCTGAGATATTTTTGTTCTTTGAAATCTCATTCATGGGCAAATCAGAGATAGCTTGTGTTACATTTTCAG GGAAGGAATTATGGGGACATATAGATGGTACCTCCGTGAAGCCTACTGATCCAGCCATGGTTGCTGATTAG
- the LOC126679862 gene encoding pentatricopeptide repeat-containing protein At3g22150, chloroplastic, whose protein sequence is MAATSSAFPMPPSHHTDHCVSSNKQPSLFTLSPPPNPTLKTPTIRSRLSKLCQQGQPHVARQLFDTIPRPTTVLWNTIVIGFICNNMPLEALLFYSHLKNSSPHTQCDSYTYSSTLKACADTGDLMAGKAIHAHFIRGLTYPSRIVYNSLLNMYSTCLCNMGCLDFSKYDVVHKVVKTMRKRDVVAWNTMISWYVKTERYVEAVRQFRVMMKWGIKPSPVSFVNVFPAISSVGDYETANVLYGMLLKLGNEYANDMFVVSSAISMYADLGCIDISKKVFDTCLEKNTEVWNTMIGGYMQHNYFFQGVDLFLQAVETEQTVLDDVTFLLALTAISQLQCLDLVQQMHAFVIKNLKVLPVTVLNAIIVMYSRCNAVQASFKVFDKMAERDIVSWNTMISGLIQNGLDDEGVMLVYEMQKQGFTIDYVTVTSLLSAASNLRNKEIGKQTHAYLLRHCIQFDGMDNYLIDMYAKSGSIRMSECIFEKNDVQGRDQATWNAMISGYTQNVLIEQAFVTFRQMLEKNLRPNAVTLASMLRACSSLGSIDLGKQIHGASIRYLLDQNIFVRTALVDMYSKSGAIKYAETVFIQSSEKTSVTYTTMISGYGQHGMGNRALSLFHSMNKSGIQPDAITFVAVLSACSYAGLVDEGLQIFESMKRDFKIQPSTEHYCCVTDMLGRVGRVFEAYEFVKQLGEDGNVMEVWGSLLGACRLHGHIDLGEKVATRLLDLHKLDRMAGYHVLLSNMYAEDANWENVNKLRKEMREKGMQKQVGSSWLYIGGRAVRFVSNDNDHPQCDEIYTLLERLTMEIKDNHHSTCPRSLFNIR, encoded by the coding sequence ATGGCCGCTACATCTTCTGCTTTTCCTATGCCTCCCTCTCACCACACAGACCATTGTGTCTCTTCCAATAAGCAGCCTTCACTCTTCACTCTCTCACCACCACCAAACCCAACTCTCAAAACCCCCACAATCCGCTCTCGCCTCAGCAAACTCTGTCAACAAGGCCAACCTCATGTCGCCCGCCAACTGTTCGACACAATTCCTCGCCCAACTACAGTTCTCTGGAACACTATCGTTATCGGCTTCATCTGTAACAATATGCCACTTGAAGCCCTTTTGTTCTATTCCCACCTTAAAAATTCATCTCCTCACACACAATGTGACTCCTATACTTATTCATCCACGCTTAAAGCTTGTGCTGACACTGGTGACTTAATGGCTGGCAAAGCTATTCATGCACATTTTATCCGGGGTTTAACATACCCCAGTAGAATTGTGTATAATTCCCTTTTGAATATGTACTCTACTTGCTTGTGTAACATGGGTTGCCTTGATTTTTCTAAGTATGATGTAGTGCATAAGGTTGTTAAGACAATGCGTAAGCGAGATGTTGTTGCTTGGAATACTATGATTTCTTGGTATGTTAAGACTGAGAGATATGTAGAAGCAGTTAGGCAGTTTAGGGTCATGATGAAATGGGGAATTAAACCGAGTCCAGTTAGTTTTGTCAATGTTTTTCCTGCCATCTCAAGCGTCGGTGATTATGAGACCGCAAATGTTCTCTATGGTATGCTTCTCAAACTGGGAAATGAATATGCAAATgatatgtttgttgtgagttCAGCAATATCCATGTATGCTGACCTTGGTTGCATTGATATTAGTAAGAAGGTTTTTGATACTTGTTTGGAGAAGAATACAGAAGTCTGGAACACTATGATTGGTGGGTATATGCAACATAATTATTTCTTTCAAGGAGTTGATTTGTTTCTTCAAGCTGTTGAAACAGAACAGACTGTTCTAGACGACGTGACCTTTCTCTTAGCTTTAACAGCAATTTCACAATTGCAGTGTTTGGACTTGGTTCAACAGATGCATGCTTTTGTTATTAAGAATCTAAAAGTGTTACCAGTGACAGTACTAAATGCAATCATTGTCATGTATTCGAGGTGCAATGCTGTCCAGGCATCATTCAAAGTTTTTGACAAAATGGCAGAAAGAGATATTGTATCATGGAATACCATGATTTCTGGTTTAATACAGAATGGATTAGATGATGAAGGGGTGATGCTTGTGTATGAGATGCAGAAGCAGGGGTTCACAATTGATTATGTGACAGTAACTTCTCTACTATCTGCAGCATCTAATCTCAGAAACAAAGAAATTGGAAAGCAGACCCATGCATATTTACTAAGGCATTGCATACAATTTGATGGCATGGACAATTATCTCATAGATATGTATGCAAAATCTGGTTCGATCAGAATGTCAGAGTGCATTTTTGAAAAGAATGATGTCCAAGGAAGAGATCAAGCCACTTGGAATGCCATGATTTCTGGTTACACGCAGAATGTTTTGATTGAACAAGCTTTTGTTACCTTCAGACAGATGCTTGAGAAAAACCTAAGGCCTAATGCTGTGACCTTAGCATCCATGCTTCGAGCTTGTAGTTCATTGGGAAGCATAGATTTGGGGAAACAGATCCATGGCGCCTCTATTCGGTACTTATTGGACCAAAATATCTTTGTGAGAACTGCCCTTGTTGACATGTACTCTAAATCAGGTGCGATAAAGTATGCCGAAACTGTTTTTATCCAATCATCTGAGAAAACTTCTGTCACATACACGACAATGATATCAGGTTATGGTCAACATGGGATGGGAAATAGAGCTCTCTCATTGTTTCATTCGATGAATAAATCAGGCATCCAACCTGATGCAATCACATTTGTCGCAGTCTTGTCAGCTTGCAGTTATGCTGGTTTGGTTGATGAAGGTCTTCAAATATTTGAGTCAATGAAGAGAGACTTTAAGATTCAACCTTCAACTGAGCACTACTGCTGTGTTACAGATATGTTGGGAAGAGTTGGGAGAGTCTTTGAAGCATATGAGTTTGTTAAACAACTAGGCGAAGATGGAAATGTGATGGAAGTATGGGGATCACTTCTTGGGGCTTGTAGACTCCATGGACATATTGATTTGGGAGAGAAGGTTGCCACTAGATTACTTGATTTGCACAAATTGGACCGCATGGCAGGGTATCATGTTTTGCTTTCCAATATGTATGCGGAAGACGCAAACTGGGAAAATGTTAATAAATTGAGGAAAGAAATGAGGGAGAAGGGGATGCAAAAGCAAGTTGGCTCTAGTTGGCTTTATATAGGAGGTCGTGCGGTACGTTTTGTGTCTAATGACAATGATCACCCTCAATGTGATGAGATATACACATTGTTGGAAAGATTGACCATGGAGATCAAAGATAACCATCACAGTACTTGTCCTAGGTCTTTGTTTAACATAAGATGA